In Hypanus sabinus isolate sHypSab1 chromosome X2 unlocalized genomic scaffold, sHypSab1.hap1 SUPER_X2_unloc_7, whole genome shotgun sequence, a single genomic region encodes these proteins:
- the LOC132385957 gene encoding E3 ubiquitin-protein ligase TRIM39-like, with protein sequence MASKGETESWTEEVICPVCLDFFTDPIILECGHNFCRSCITQYWEREERNSCPECREEFADRTLRVNRALANLTQKVRNLSLNLKGKESKRHCEEHEEELKLFCETDKTLICMICAVAEEHREHRFRPIKEAVKKYMDQLKFSLDSLTKKESDFQEKEQQQKEKISGVQEQSHSLQSHITSQFAELRQIITEKEQSLLRDLREEEKRILNPMEKNLLALQENIRIIQEEITKLKEQMDQKDSVIFLKEEARRNRRINDDVQELSVTDETLPVEKFDHLYLLNTVLRETLDAINRVSENERRSHGNTKFFQGSTGRSERGCFPCSAENPCGDICFCRIKVSVTLDVETAHPDLEMSEDRKSVRRTWTWRDLPDTGKRFTDWICVLGSEGFTSGRHYWEVEVTGNRGWFLGVAAESVERKRRVRLSPETGFWVIGRDGDVLHRDCDVDRYLPSPETRLAAGPIPGRVGVYLSYESGTVSFYKAETKSHLHTFTGNKFTGKLYPLFRTLGGNQWLRICSGSAPGL encoded by the exons atggcttcgaaaggagaGACCGAAAGTTGGACCGAGGAGGTAATTTGTCCcgtctgcctggatttcttcaccgatccgattatactggagtgtggacacaacttctgtcgctcttgtatcacacagtattgggaaagggaggagagaaactcctgcccggaatgtagagaggagtttgctgaccgcaccctcagggtgaatcgggccttagcaaatctgacACAGAAAGTTCGGAATCTAAGCCTGAATctgaaagggaaggaaagtaaacgtcactgcgaggaacatgaggaagaactgaagctgttttgtgaaacagacaagacactgatctgtaTGATCTGTGCAGTGGCGGAGGAACACCGAGAGCACCGCTTCCGgccgattaaagaagctgttaaaaaATACATG gatcagctaaaattttccttagactctctcacaaaaaaggaatcagacttccaggaaaaggagcagcaacagaaagagaagatttccggagttcag gaacagtcacacagccttcagtcccacatcacatcccagtttgctgaactgcgccagattatcactgagaaagagcagagcttactcagggatctcagggaagaggagaagaggattctcaacccaatggagaaaaatcttctggctcttcaagagaatataaggattattcaggaggaaatcacaaagttaaaggaacagatggatcaaaaagacagtgtgatatttctcaag gaggaagctcgtcggaacagaag gattaatgacgatgtccaggaattgtcagtgacagatgagaccctaccggttgaaaaattcgatcacctctatttgttgaacacagtgctgagagaaacgcttgatgctattaatcgag TttcggagaatgagaggagatctcatggaaacacaaaattctttcaggggtcaacaggcaggagtgagcgaggatgtttcccctgttcAGCGGAAAACCCTTGTGGAGACATCTGCTTTTGTCGAATCAAAG tctctgtcactctggatgtggaaacggcgcaTCCGGATCTCGAgatgtctgaggatcggaagagtgtgagacggACCTGGACCTGGAgggatctccctgacaccgggaagagattcacagactGGATTTGTGTGCTGGGATCtgagggattcacatcggggagacattactgggaggtggaggtgacggggaatcggGGCTGGTttctgggagtcgccgcagaatctgtggagaggaagagacGGGTCAGactgagtccggagaccggattctgggtcatcgGGCGGGATGGTGACGTGTTACATCGGGATTGTGACGTGGACCgttatctcccctcccccgagacccgtctcgctgccggtcccatccccgggagggtgggagtttatctcagttacgagtccgggacagtttcattttacaaagcggagaccaagtcccatctccacaccttcactgggaataaattcacggggaaactttatcctcTCTTCCGGACCTTGGGTGgaaaccagtggctgagaatctgctccggttccgctccgggtctgtaa